The sequence CCCTTCCCCAGGTGATTAAATGAGTTGGGTAGAGTACATGGTCTGTGGAAGGAATACAATTAAAAGGTCAAATGGATTTCTCTCATTCCTTATGCTCTAATTGTTATGATAACAGAAGTACAATGGTACCTCAATTATCCAGAGAGCTTAGGCTGGAAGAGTGTAACCCTTGAGGGATGAATATATATAGCACAAAAATAGTGAAACAATACTCAAGTACCAATTCTGTAAAATAATATGCTTTCAGATGCTCTAAATGTCCAACTTTATGAAAGAACCAAAATATAATATAATGTAGTAAGCACTAAAATAAAGTCCAGCACTGGGCTACGCTAACATCTTGTCATGAGTTGAAAAGCCCAGTGGTCCTGAAAGGAAGTGTTGGCTACTGTTGGAAATCCGGACTAAGCACTGAGAGTCTTTTGAACCTGTGATGCAATGTCTGCAGTGTCATTGGGTTACACTTTGTAGTGACATACAGGAACAGCTGATTCCTAGTATATGCTAATAAATTATATCTCAATGCAAAACAGACAGTATCACATGAGTCAGTGGAACTGAGTATTAGATGGGGCGTATAACTGGCAGCTGATGTGATATTCCCTGCTTTGTGCTACCATTTAACACAAAGTTCTGTCCCTCTATTCTAGAACACACATCATCGATAGAATGAACCATTTAGTAATAAACATTAATCTTACCATTCTGTAATAACAGGTAGAATGAACTGCTTAGCAATGAAGGTTAATCTTACCATTCTGTAATAATCTAACTGCTTTGTTCCAGATAAGAACATATTTAAAACTCACACAGATGAAGAAGCTAAGGAGCTGGTTAGAGCCTTGATTCAAAGGTACAGAAGATCACCTGATTGGAGGCGTAAGGCTTGGACTCATTCACGACCAGCTTTAAGAATTAAAAGAGCAAAATCAAGAGCGACCAAAGGGTGTACATTGAAAGAGATCAATGTgactgtcagtgatctggggtTCGCCCATGTCTCCGAGGAGGTAGTGCGCTTCAGATACTGCACTGGATCTTGTGACGCTGAAGAGAAAAACTATGACCTGACTCTGAAAGCCTTGAGAAATTCAAAGCGAATTAAAAAAGAGAAGGTCAGAGCACGGCCATGCTGTCGGCCCACGCTTTATGATGATGATGTTTCTTTCCTGGATGTTAACTTTCGTTATTATACACTTCGACAGCTCTCAGCAAAGGAATGTGGCTGTGTTTGAGGGACCAACCACACAATGCAAATACTTAAGCCTCTTCCTTGTAATGAGCAGGAGCCTTCAGACCTTGCTGGGCTCTGAGCCCTGATCGGAGTATGGGTTCTTGGCAAGATATCAACAGGAGGTGACAGGTATCTTGAAGACAAGGAAGGATCACCAATCTCCATCTGTTTTGATGCTAAGAGTTACAGTGCATCCAAGAAGTGTCAGGCTCATCAAAAAAAATTTCAGCAAATTTATGTTTGCCATACCATGTGGCCTTTATGTTTCCAAATGTGCTATAAAGTACAGCTCTGTGGCCAGACTTGTGTCAAGTGGGAATGTGGGTTTCTGTTTTGCAGTTGACTCTCTTGTAATTTTCATCAGACTCAATGAATTTTGCAATGCAGGATGCTAATCCCGGGGTCACAGTCTGTGCAGAAGGAAGATACTTTGAATAacttcaccctttctctctctctccccctctctctcctgtatatatatatatatatatatatatatattttatatatatatatatatatatatatatatatatatctgtataATAAAAATATGTGACCACAATTCTCATTAAACTGGCCAATGATGCAGAACTTAGAGATATCCTGCTTCTCTGAACTTGCTGGGAAGAATTTTAATACTCTTATTTCGTCTGTGCCAGAGTGAGCGGACTGACTGATGCTGATAAGCAAGCACCTGTAAATCATAATGACCTGAATCCCATCAAGTTTTGAGGATTAAATCAAACAAATTATTAAAGGATTGTACTGGGTCGCAGTGGCACTGTTGCATTGCTAGACAGCTAAATCCCTTTTAAAATAATCAAACCAAAGTCGATTAACATTCAGTGAATGTAGGGTGTGAAATTCCACCAAGTTATTATTCTCGACAAGCACGAAAGTGTGGTTGAAATTTAGCATTCTGCAATGTTACCTGACTAGATAATGAGTCAGATTATTTGTATACTCACAATATGAGACAAAAGCACTAGATACACAGCAGTAATTTtcattctcctgtctttcattcACTATGTCACCCTTCTCAATGTTGGTTCCATTACTCATtccctctgtcccccctcactCCTGTCATCCCATTACCCCAGTTGTCTCAATCACCACCATGCTTTGTATGGATTGACATCATCCAGTGTGATTTTAGTAATGAAGATGTTAACATGCTCATATGAAATTTCTTTGTCCTCTGGTTTAATGAAGGCAGTTAAAGGGTTAATGCTACATTAGAACAACAGGCAAATGAATTTGATGCCATCATTGATATTCAATATTAATATCACAAAGGATAATTTCAATCCATTCATTTTATGCAAAAGTAATGAACTGTTTATTGATCTGGTAAAGAGGGCATTTGGCAGCTAGCTGTTCCCCACACGGCAGGGATAAGGTATGGCGCCAGCAAATACAGTGAGCAAGGAAAGTTTCCAGGATCTTTGCAAGAATATTCACAGTCTGCATCCAAGCAGTCTGCATTTTGGGTTTAAACTGCACATTACATCAGACTTGTAACACAGGTTCCTTCTCACATTAATATCAATGCAGATTATTTGTGTTATTGTTTATATGTAGTACTGTTACCCTTGATTTATTGTATGTGCTACAGCCTGTGGTACCAGCACCTAGTTCAAGCACCAGTCCCAATGCTAGTACCAATATTCCCCACATGTTTCTTACTACCTGTGCAACTGACACTGGTGCCCCTATTGATGTGGTCCAGGGACTATCCATACCACTGCTGCTACAACTGTGTTACCAACACTTCCAATTCCAACATTAGTTCTGTGTACAAACTACTGCAATGTAAGGGGCAGATGGTCCATGGGAGAATACATGGACTCAGGATAGAGTAGGCTTGCTCTAGATGTTCTTAGATATTCCATTATCATTGTGTCATACACTACCAGGATGgcagaaggtgaactagatggaccttggtcaGTTTTCAGCTGGCAATTCCCAGGTTACACCAGGCCCATAGGTGGACTTGTTCTGCCATGAGGACACGGTCACAGGATTGGATGTAACTTCAGAAGTTTGACCTACAAGTCCTAACTCCTAAATGCTTACCAGAAATATTATTTAACTGGGGCTGAACCTGTGCCAGTAGGCCCTGTATAAGGTCAGATTCCATCTTGACAATCAAAAAGAACATTGAAGGAATCCTAAGGTTCTTAACATTTATTAAAACATAATACTAAATTAACGAATTTAGTGCAGTACTCCACTGGTTATTCAATATTCTTAATTTACTTTCAATATCTGCCTTGACTAACTGGAAGTGCTACAGGGTTCTTCATCTGATCCTAACCTATGATATTGTTATCTGTAAACAGGCCTTGGCTCATGTGGCGCTGTCAACCCCATGCCTCCCACTCTCACCCTCCCAACACAGTTGCTGTCAAAATAGCAGAGCTGATAAATATGGAAAGGGATGGGAATTGTATAATTGGTGTTAAGTGAATGACTGTCCAGTCATGGGCCTAACCTACTGCCATTGTTACTTTGGTGAGATTCATCACACACTAATCTCCTTCATTGGGACTAACCATAACACATTCACTTCAGCCAAAACATCCCATTTATAATTGTTGTCAGATGACAAATCATTGCCTCCCAGAAAATCGATGTAATGCAAAATCCAATTAAATAATGGTGTCCAACCGGCCCCCACCCCATGCAGCCATGCCTTGAATTCTGTTACATTATTGCAGTGGTCCCTATCCCAACGTCTTTTGGGCTCTACTCTAGCTTGGATTGGTTGCATTTCCAGAATTCCATTTTAATAATGGTGCAGTAGTTAGAAATACCTATATCTGTACATTATGTTGGCATAGTTGGATCCTGTCCCTTCCTAAACAACACCTTTAACCCACAGCTATTTGGAAAGGCAAGCAAGCATGCTGATTGCTTCTAACTATTAAGAACCTTTTTTCCACCCAGAGAGCTAGGTCAAGTTGGCCACGGGAGGAGGGGACAACACAACACCAAACATAGAGGCACAGTTCCTGAGTTAATCCAGCCTTATGCTTACAaagtccagagagagagagggcactggtAAATTCTGACTGATTTTAGAGATTAGATTAAGTTTAGAGTAAGGTTGTCACTAGGCAGAGTGTTTGATCTGGACACCAATTAATAGTCTACTCTTAACCGACATGGATGCTTTAACTTGGCAGGAGATTTTCATAAGCAGAAAAGGATGGAAAACAAATTACACAGTGTTGATACAGGTCATTTAAAAGGAGGCGGGGACAATAACTGTTGTTCGGCATCCTTGTACTGGTAATGGTGCATCGTGTGAGGAGTGCTGTGTTCTCTTGCTTTATATTCTCATTTTTTAAACCAAAAGCACTTAAACATTTACCTCTGTAAGACATAACTTGTACAAATTCCTCTTTCCTGCCTCTGGTGTTGGACAACCATGACCGACTGAAACAATTTGATGCAATGCATCGGTGTCAGTGAAACAGTCTATTTATTGGAGAGTAAATTATGTTATTTATTTAGTATTATTACAAACAAACAATCTGTTTATTTATTTGAAACAGTATAATGTGCCAAAGCAGAGTTCCTTTCATTACAGTCTCTTCCTATATTACCTGTGGGATACACTTgttgaattgaaaataaaaggtgaAAATATTTATGGAAAGTGTACTTgatttttttttcagagatacagcactgaaacaggcccttcggcccactgagtctgtgccaaccattaaccacccatttatataaatcttacattaatcccatattcctaccacatcccctacctatactaggggcaatttacctatcaacctgcaagtctttggctgtgggaggaaaccagagcacccggcgaaaatccacacagtcacagggagaacttgcaaactccgcacaggcagtacccagaattgaacccaggtcactagaactgtgaggctgcggtgctaaccactgcaccactgtgctagcTGTTAAAATGGAAGTGGAAATGAAGTCTGCAATTACTCATtggacaggattttgggttttgggttGGGACCCCGACGCGGGGTCAAATGGGGGGTCCCGACCACGCACGGTGTGGGGAAGTCACCCGgcggtg comes from Heterodontus francisci isolate sHetFra1 chromosome 36, sHetFra1.hap1, whole genome shotgun sequence and encodes:
- the LOC137351387 gene encoding neurturin-like, with translation MKVWKVVVVASMLFSTIFSALIYRNMSIRGRTMTPSSSEEHQPQDPRLPPSPQSYKVKYKNIFKTHTDEEAKELVRALIQRYRRSPDWRRKAWTHSRPALRIKRAKSRATKGCTLKEINVTVSDLGFAHVSEEVVRFRYCTGSCDAEEKNYDLTLKALRNSKRIKKEKVRARPCCRPTLYDDDVSFLDVNFRYYTLRQLSAKECGCV